The Kitasatospora sp. NBC_00374 genome has a segment encoding these proteins:
- a CDS encoding UvrD-helicase domain-containing protein — protein sequence MGAHGSAQHDTTTTTTTTEPDTVRDREIAEEQRHLDTVYHRLEEKLAEAEYILEDAAKRVQVGTPGALAERDAQVYRAGAHLHRLNSEFEDFLFGRIDLQQADAPEEHGIPSQTPMDPADPAVAETLHIGRLGVLDAEFGPLVIDWRAPAAAPFYRATPLEPGRVVRRRVIRSKGRKVIGVEDDLLRPDLTPTLNGSELAVVGDGALMASLGRARSHSMRDIVSSIQKEQDEVIRAPAAGATLVTGGPGTGKTAVALHRAAFLLYQDRRRYAGGILVVSPTALLVSYTEGVLPSLGEEGQVAIRAVGSLVDGIEAERYDTPEAARVKGSSRMVQLLRRAARAALELNEPTELRVFARGQALRLDAGRLRAVRGNVLGSGGTPLNLLRPRARRLLLDALWSVAVRHLPKPVSHAEREQRQEERESFDEYVSDEVPFLAFLDAWWPAVTPRRVLASMRQTRHVNRIARRAVTPEEARLLTASWRHLDDQGRGPLSAHDVALVDELQLLLGEAARPRAREVDAVDLLSGLDEVTTYADRVSRQRAAVPVERREYAHIIVDEAQDLTPMQWRMIGRRARMATWTIVGDPAQSSWPHPQEAQAALDEVLSGKPRRRHTLTVNYRNPAEIAEVAAKVLALAAPGTPSPSAVRSTGVEPRFAAVTDPAPEAFAAAARAELVRLLDEVDGTVAVVVPMDRREEAAGWAEGLGGRVVALGSLEAKGLEYDATVVADPTGIAGESEAGLRVLYVALTRATQRLTVLSGPDDLPDAAGVPALLH from the coding sequence TTGGGCGCGCACGGCTCAGCCCAGCACGACACCACCACCACCACCACCACCACCGAACCCGACACGGTCCGCGACCGTGAGATCGCGGAGGAGCAGCGGCACCTCGACACCGTCTACCACCGCCTGGAGGAGAAGCTCGCCGAGGCCGAGTACATCCTCGAGGACGCCGCCAAGCGCGTGCAGGTCGGCACCCCGGGCGCGCTCGCCGAGCGCGACGCGCAGGTCTACCGGGCCGGCGCGCACCTGCACCGGCTCAACAGCGAGTTCGAGGACTTCCTGTTCGGCCGGATCGACCTGCAGCAGGCGGACGCCCCGGAGGAGCACGGCATCCCCTCGCAGACCCCGATGGACCCGGCCGACCCGGCCGTCGCGGAGACCCTGCACATCGGCCGGCTCGGCGTGCTCGACGCCGAGTTCGGCCCGCTGGTGATCGACTGGCGGGCGCCGGCCGCCGCGCCGTTCTACCGGGCCACCCCGCTGGAGCCGGGCCGGGTGGTCCGCCGCCGGGTCATCCGCTCCAAGGGCCGCAAGGTGATCGGGGTCGAGGACGACCTGCTGCGCCCCGACCTGACACCGACCCTGAACGGCAGCGAGCTGGCGGTGGTCGGCGACGGCGCGCTGATGGCCTCGCTCGGTCGGGCCCGCAGCCACTCGATGCGGGACATCGTCTCCTCCATCCAGAAGGAGCAGGACGAGGTCATCCGGGCCCCCGCGGCCGGTGCCACCCTGGTCACCGGCGGCCCCGGCACCGGCAAGACGGCCGTCGCGCTGCACCGGGCCGCGTTCCTGCTCTACCAGGACCGCCGCCGGTACGCCGGGGGCATCCTGGTGGTCAGCCCGACCGCGCTGCTGGTCTCGTACACCGAGGGCGTGCTGCCCTCGCTGGGCGAGGAGGGCCAGGTCGCGATCCGGGCGGTCGGCAGCCTGGTCGACGGGATCGAGGCGGAGCGCTACGACACTCCCGAGGCGGCCCGGGTCAAGGGGTCGTCCAGGATGGTCCAGCTGCTGCGCCGGGCGGCCCGGGCGGCCCTGGAGCTGAACGAGCCGACCGAGCTGCGGGTCTTCGCCCGCGGCCAGGCCCTGCGGCTGGACGCGGGCCGACTGCGGGCCGTGCGCGGCAACGTGCTCGGCAGCGGCGGCACGCCGTTGAACCTGCTGCGCCCGCGGGCCCGCCGGCTGCTGCTCGACGCGCTCTGGTCGGTCGCCGTCCGGCACCTGCCGAAGCCGGTCAGCCACGCCGAGCGCGAGCAGCGCCAGGAGGAGCGGGAGTCCTTCGACGAGTACGTCTCGGACGAGGTGCCGTTCCTGGCCTTCCTGGACGCCTGGTGGCCGGCCGTCACCCCGCGCCGGGTGCTGGCCTCGATGCGGCAGACCCGGCACGTGAACCGGATCGCCCGCCGGGCGGTCACCCCGGAGGAGGCCCGGCTGCTGACGGCCTCCTGGCGTCACCTGGACGACCAGGGCCGTGGCCCGCTGTCGGCGCACGACGTGGCGCTGGTGGATGAGCTCCAGCTGCTGCTCGGCGAGGCGGCCCGTCCTAGGGCCCGCGAGGTCGACGCGGTCGACCTGCTGAGCGGTCTGGACGAGGTCACCACCTATGCCGACCGGGTGTCGCGGCAGCGGGCCGCGGTGCCGGTGGAGCGTCGTGAGTACGCGCACATCATCGTGGACGAGGCCCAGGACCTCACCCCGATGCAGTGGCGGATGATCGGCCGCCGGGCCCGGATGGCGACCTGGACCATCGTCGGCGACCCGGCGCAGAGCTCCTGGCCGCACCCGCAGGAGGCCCAGGCAGCGCTGGACGAGGTGCTGTCCGGTAAGCCGCGCCGTCGGCACACCCTGACGGTGAACTACCGCAACCCGGCCGAGATCGCCGAGGTCGCGGCCAAGGTGCTGGCGCTCGCGGCGCCCGGTACGCCGTCCCCGAGCGCGGTGCGGTCGACCGGGGTCGAGCCGCGGTTCGCCGCGGTCACCGACCCGGCGCCGGAGGCCTTCGCGGCCGCGGCCCGGGCCGAGCTGGTCCGGCTGCTGGACGAGGTGGACGGCACGGTGGCGGTGGTGGTCCCGATGGACCGCCGGGAGGAGGCGGCCGGCTGGGCCGAGGGGCTGGGCGGCCGGGTGGTGGCGCTGGGCAGCCTGGAGGCCAAGGGCCTGGAGTACGACGCGACGGTGGTCGCCGACCCGACCGGCATCGCCGGCGAGTCGGAGGCGGGCCTGCGGGTGCTGTACGTGGCGCTGACCCGCGCCACCCAGCGGCTGACCGTGCTCTCCGGCCCGGACGACCTGCCGGACGCGGCGGGGGTTCCGGCGCTCCTGCACTGA
- a CDS encoding uroporphyrinogen-III synthase, which produces MADLTDRQTAEPVPPLAGFTIGITAARRADELTALLQRRGAAVLRGPALRIVPLSDDTELLTATRTLVDDPPDIAVATTGIGFRGWIEAAEGWGLGDELSDRLGKAVVLARGPKAKGAIRAAGLREAWSPESESSVEVLEYLLEQGVDGRRIAVQLHGAPLRGFIDSLTAAGAEVVEVPVYRWLPPVDQGPLDRLLDACCSGSLDAVTFTSAPAAISLLNRAAERGRTEELLHALRRDVLPVCVGPVTAAPLEEQDVPTVWPERMRLGAMVQTLTAELPRRARRLAVVGHHLELRGQAALVDGELRPVPPAGMALLRALARRPGWVVPRAELLRALPGSGGDEHAVESAMARLRTALGTPRLIATVVKRGYRLAVDPVADPGGKYGDELSVH; this is translated from the coding sequence ATGGCCGACCTGACCGACCGTCAGACCGCCGAGCCGGTACCCCCGCTGGCCGGCTTCACCATCGGCATCACCGCGGCCCGCCGCGCCGACGAACTCACCGCCCTGCTCCAGCGCCGCGGCGCCGCCGTCCTGCGCGGTCCGGCCCTGCGGATCGTCCCGCTCTCGGACGACACCGAACTGCTGACCGCCACCCGCACCCTGGTCGACGATCCGCCGGACATCGCGGTCGCCACCACCGGCATCGGCTTCCGCGGCTGGATCGAGGCCGCCGAGGGCTGGGGCCTGGGCGACGAGCTGAGCGACCGGCTCGGCAAGGCCGTCGTGCTGGCCCGCGGCCCCAAGGCCAAGGGCGCGATCCGCGCGGCCGGGCTGCGCGAGGCGTGGTCGCCCGAGTCGGAGTCCTCCGTCGAGGTGCTGGAGTACCTGCTGGAGCAGGGCGTGGACGGCCGCCGGATCGCCGTCCAGCTGCACGGCGCCCCGCTGCGCGGCTTCATCGACTCGCTGACCGCGGCCGGCGCCGAGGTGGTCGAGGTGCCGGTCTACCGCTGGCTGCCGCCGGTCGACCAGGGGCCGCTCGACCGGCTGCTGGACGCCTGCTGCAGCGGCTCCCTGGACGCCGTCACCTTCACCAGCGCCCCCGCCGCGATCAGCCTGCTCAACCGCGCCGCCGAACGCGGCCGCACCGAGGAACTGCTGCACGCCCTGCGCCGCGACGTACTGCCGGTCTGTGTCGGCCCGGTCACCGCGGCGCCGCTGGAGGAGCAGGACGTCCCCACCGTGTGGCCCGAGCGGATGCGGCTCGGCGCCATGGTGCAGACCCTGACCGCCGAGCTGCCCCGCCGTGCCCGCCGCCTCGCCGTCGTCGGGCACCACCTGGAGCTGCGCGGCCAGGCCGCGCTGGTCGACGGTGAGCTACGGCCCGTCCCGCCGGCCGGGATGGCCCTGCTCCGGGCGCTGGCCCGCCGCCCGGGCTGGGTGGTGCCCCGCGCCGAGCTGCTGCGGGCCCTGCCGGGCAGCGGCGGCGACGAGCACGCCGTGGAGAGCGCGATGGCCCGGCTGAGGACGGCCCTCGGCACCCCGCGGCTGATCGCCACCGTCGTCAAACGCGGCTACCGGCTGGCGGTCGACCCGGTCGCCGACCCGGGCGGCAAGTACGGCGACGAGCTGTCGGTCCACTAG
- a CDS encoding nitrate/nitrite transporter: MTTETARQGRSGGRWIQQWDPEDGEFWERTGKRVANRNLIFSVLSEHIGFSIWSLWSVMVLFMGKAYHVDPAGKFFLVAMPTLVGAFVRIPYTVAVARFGGRNWTVASALLLLLPTLAAAYVMHPGTSYTTFMLVAALTGLGGGNFASSMTNINAFFPMRRKGWALGLNAGGGNIGVPVIQLVALAVITWAGAGHPRLVLGIYLPLVIIAATCAALFMDNLAPMKNDTGALAGVLREKHTWLMSVLYIGTFGSFIGFSFAFGLVLQNQFGRTPLQAAQLTFIGPLLGSLIRPLGGLLADRWGGARITFWNFVAMAAATGLVTYASAERSLALFLPGFIGLFVFAGIGNGSTYKMIPGIFEAKAQDRIAGGATAEQAAAWSRRMSGAAIGVIGAVGALGGLFINLAFRQSFLTAKTGTPAFASFLGAYAVCFALTWAIYLRRPTGSTVTAGTPALAQV, from the coding sequence ATGACCACGGAAACGGCACGGCAGGGCAGATCGGGCGGACGCTGGATCCAGCAGTGGGACCCGGAGGACGGCGAATTCTGGGAGCGCACCGGTAAGCGCGTCGCGAACCGGAATCTGATCTTCTCCGTCCTCTCCGAGCACATCGGCTTCTCGATCTGGAGCCTGTGGTCGGTGATGGTGCTGTTCATGGGCAAGGCGTACCACGTCGACCCGGCGGGCAAGTTCTTCCTGGTCGCGATGCCGACACTGGTCGGCGCCTTCGTCCGGATCCCGTACACCGTCGCGGTGGCCCGGTTCGGCGGGCGGAACTGGACGGTGGCCTCGGCCCTCCTGCTGCTGCTGCCCACCCTGGCCGCGGCGTACGTGATGCACCCCGGCACCTCCTACACCACCTTCATGCTGGTGGCCGCGCTCACCGGTCTCGGCGGCGGCAACTTCGCCTCCTCGATGACCAACATCAACGCCTTCTTCCCGATGCGCCGCAAGGGCTGGGCGCTCGGCCTGAACGCCGGCGGCGGCAACATCGGCGTCCCGGTGATCCAGCTGGTCGCGCTGGCCGTCATCACCTGGGCCGGGGCCGGCCACCCCCGGCTGGTCCTGGGCATCTACCTGCCGCTGGTGATCATCGCGGCCACCTGCGCCGCACTGTTCATGGACAACCTGGCGCCGATGAAGAACGACACCGGCGCGCTGGCCGGAGTCCTGCGCGAGAAGCACACCTGGCTGATGTCGGTGCTCTACATCGGCACCTTCGGCTCCTTCATCGGCTTCTCCTTCGCCTTCGGCCTCGTCCTGCAGAACCAGTTCGGCCGCACCCCGCTGCAGGCCGCCCAGCTCACCTTCATCGGCCCGCTGCTCGGCTCGCTGATCCGCCCGCTCGGCGGCCTGCTGGCCGACCGCTGGGGAGGCGCCCGGATCACCTTCTGGAACTTCGTCGCGATGGCCGCCGCCACCGGCCTGGTCACCTACGCCTCGGCGGAGCGCTCGCTGGCGCTCTTCCTGCCCGGCTTCATCGGCCTCTTCGTCTTCGCCGGGATCGGCAACGGCTCCACCTACAAGATGATCCCGGGCATCTTCGAGGCCAAGGCCCAGGACCGGATCGCCGGCGGCGCGACCGCCGAGCAGGCGGCCGCCTGGTCGCGCCGGATGTCCGGCGCCGCGATCGGCGTGATCGGAGCGGTCGGCGCGCTCGGCGGGCTCTTCATCAACCTCGCCTTCCGGCAGTCCTTCCTGACCGCGAAGACCGGCACCCCCGCGTTCGCCTCGTTCCTGGGCGCGTACGCGGTCTGCTTCGCCCTCACCTGGGCGATCTACCTGCGCCGCCCGACCGGCAGCACGGTGACCGCGGGGACCCCGGCCCTGGCCCAGGTCTGA